The following proteins are encoded in a genomic region of Phycisphaera sp.:
- a CDS encoding restriction endonuclease subunit S: MTTGEWTIRRLGDLVSIKHGWPFKSEYFSDELTGRPIVVAVGNFRYDGGFRFGETAIKEYRGAYPDEYRLEAGDIVLIMTCQTQGGEILGVPATIPDDGNIYLHNQRLGKVAVKEPGLIDRRFLFHVFKSYTFNAELCATASGSKILHTAPTRIEAFEFACPRLDEQVAIASVLEALDDKIEQNRRTALALERLARAIFRAWFVDFEPVKAKAAGAASFPSMPQPAFDALPTRLVDSAIGPVPEGWELKSLAEACQIVSGGTPKRSVASYWGGEVPWYSVKDAPAEGQPWVIHTGESITDDGVANSTVRIVPKGATIISARGTVGRLAMAGRSMAFNQSCYGLLPPDGKSFGYIYLLLQTAVDRLQQRTHGSVFETVTRSTFEGIDVVAPEPSVLLSFGQVVTPLLELLHALEVESSKLADMRDYLLPRLLTGQVRVGESHG; encoded by the coding sequence ATGACCACGGGAGAGTGGACAATACGGCGCCTCGGGGACTTGGTCTCAATCAAACACGGGTGGCCGTTCAAGAGCGAGTACTTTTCCGACGAGCTCACTGGACGACCGATCGTTGTTGCGGTCGGCAATTTCAGATACGACGGCGGATTCAGATTTGGAGAGACTGCGATAAAGGAGTACCGGGGAGCGTATCCGGATGAGTACAGACTCGAAGCCGGCGACATTGTCCTGATCATGACCTGTCAAACACAAGGCGGAGAGATCCTTGGAGTACCGGCGACGATACCTGACGACGGCAATATATACCTGCACAATCAGCGTCTGGGCAAAGTAGCGGTCAAAGAGCCGGGGCTCATCGATAGACGATTCCTCTTTCATGTTTTCAAGTCCTACACCTTTAATGCTGAACTGTGTGCGACTGCGTCCGGTTCAAAGATTCTCCACACAGCCCCAACTCGCATCGAGGCGTTTGAGTTCGCGTGCCCTCGGCTAGACGAGCAGGTCGCCATCGCTAGCGTGCTTGAGGCACTGGACGACAAGATCGAGCAGAACCGGCGAACGGCGCTGGCGCTCGAGCGGCTGGCGCGGGCGATCTTCCGGGCGTGGTTTGTGGACTTCGAGCCCGTGAAAGCCAAGGCCGCCGGCGCCGCCTCATTCCCCTCCATGCCCCAGCCCGCCTTCGACGCCCTGCCGACCCGCCTGGTCGATTCGGCCATCGGGCCGGTGCCGGAGGGGTGGGAGTTGAAGTCGTTGGCCGAGGCGTGCCAGATCGTGAGTGGCGGCACGCCCAAGCGGTCCGTGGCATCGTACTGGGGTGGCGAGGTACCTTGGTATTCCGTCAAGGATGCACCAGCCGAAGGTCAACCGTGGGTCATCCATACTGGCGAATCAATCACGGACGACGGAGTCGCAAATAGCACCGTGAGAATCGTCCCGAAGGGCGCGACAATCATCTCGGCCCGCGGAACCGTTGGCCGTCTCGCGATGGCCGGGCGGAGTATGGCATTCAACCAATCGTGCTATGGGCTGCTTCCACCCGACGGCAAAAGCTTCGGCTACATCTACTTGTTGCTGCAAACCGCTGTAGACCGCCTGCAACAACGCACGCATGGCTCTGTGTTTGAGACGGTAACTCGGTCCACTTTCGAGGGTATCGATGTCGTGGCGCCGGAGCCCTCGGTACTATTGTCCTTCGGCCAAGTGGTCACGCCCCTCTTGGAGCTCTTACACGCTCTGGAAGTTGAGTCATCGAAGCTTGCGGACATGCGAGACTATTTGCTGCCCAGACTTCTGACTGGGCAAGTGAGAGTCGGAGAGTCGCATGGCTGA
- a CDS encoding abortive infection family protein, with product MADRLTAQSFQMHGARHAFADGPFVEPIEQQLAAIEQSIVSVPDFAFDLSKTLVESVCKTILADIGQPADPNWDCPRLLKETTNRLSLLPAEYPNPAKPRESIEKTLRGLLQTIQGLCELRNNFGMASHGRDGHGRRLDLRQATLAAQAADTIAAFIYRMHRDSASRSPGARVYYEDHSEFNTWLDEENELIDIGTVTLQPSRVLFHMDVEAYKTAVNDYLADKQGTGEKGQSSTNSTEDAP from the coding sequence ATGGCTGATCGATTAACCGCACAGTCATTTCAGATGCATGGAGCACGACATGCTTTCGCCGATGGTCCATTCGTCGAGCCGATCGAACAACAGCTAGCTGCAATTGAGCAATCCATCGTCAGCGTGCCGGACTTCGCCTTCGATTTGTCAAAGACACTCGTAGAGTCTGTGTGCAAGACAATTCTCGCTGACATCGGTCAGCCGGCCGACCCTAATTGGGATTGCCCACGCTTACTCAAGGAGACAACCAACCGACTCTCACTGCTCCCTGCCGAGTATCCAAACCCGGCAAAGCCCAGGGAGTCGATTGAGAAGACTCTACGAGGCCTGCTACAAACCATCCAGGGGCTTTGCGAGCTTCGGAACAACTTTGGTATGGCCTCGCACGGCCGCGACGGCCACGGCAGGCGACTCGACTTGCGGCAAGCTACTTTGGCGGCGCAAGCCGCCGATACGATCGCTGCTTTTATTTATCGAATGCACAGGGATAGCGCTTCGCGGTCGCCTGGAGCAAGAGTTTACTATGAGGATCATTCGGAGTTCAACACGTGGCTAGATGAAGAGAATGAGCTCATCGACATCGGAACGGTCACACTACAGCCGAGTAGGGTTCTGTTCCATATGGACGTTGAAGCATACAAAACTGCGGTGAACGACTACTTGGCGGACAAGCAAGGAACTGGCGAAAAAGGCCAGTCCTCAACCAACAGCACCGAGGATGCTCCTTGA